GGATGCTGCAAATGCCCAGGAACCTGTCGGTGTATATCGTTCTCCGTTCCACTCATCTCCTACAACATAAGGAGCAACTCCTAAATTCAAATCCGGATAACTTTCATACACAGTATTTACTTCCCATGCACCATCAAATTTAAAAGCTGCTCTTCCACTTTCAAATAAGAATTCAATTGGTGCTTCTGACATATACTCTTTTTCCACAATCTGTCGGAAATAATTCATCGTCTCTGCATTTTCTTCTGAATTAAAATATCCTTCTACTGTAAGCCCATCTTCGCTGACAAGATTTCCACCATTTGCCCAAATAAACGGTGCATAATAGTAAATACTTGTCTCCCCTACAGGAAACGTCATATCAAGTGGGTATCCTTTTTTCTCTTTCATAATTGGTTTTAATTTTTCCAAAATATCCATAAATTCCGTTGTCGTCCACGGATGATCTGCATCCGGAACCTCAATTCCAGCCTCTTTCAAAATATCTTTATTATAATAAAGACCTACGCTGGATTCCATCACTCCCAAAGCATAGAGTTTCTCATCATAAGTTCCTTGATCAATGATAGATTCCAAATATTTCCCACGTTCCTCTTCTGTCAACGGCGCCAATGGCTGAATGATATTATTCTTTGCATAAGCTGCTACATTAGGCCCATCCAGCGTCAGCACATCTGGTAAATCTCCGGAAAGCACGGAAGAATTAATCTTATCTGAATAACCTCCTCCACTGTCATTTCTTGGGATAAATTCAATATCTGCAAAATACTTTCCATTGTATTTCTCATTAAAGCTTTCTACAGACTCTCTGTATACCTTCCCCTCCGGTGTGTCCTCAATACTATGTACCCAGATTGACAGATACTCTTCTCCTTCTTCATATCCTTTCACATCTCCTGGATGAACTTCTTTTTTCTGACATCCTGTCAGACCTCCGACTGCAAGCAGTCCAGCCAGAAGCAGATACTTTATTCGCCTCATAGTCTCCTCCTTTTCGCTTCTGTTACCTTCTATATTCCACTTTTATAACCGGTAAAGTAACCGGTTACTTTATAGTTTCATACTAGCAAACTTCCATACATTCGTCAAGAAATATTCTCTTTCTTATTTCATTTTCAGAATAATTCACAATTCTACTCTTTCATTTTTATTACATTATTACAAAACCGGTTACTTAACCGTTTCTTTTACCGGTTATCCTTGTTTCAATTTTTCTTTTTTGCTATACTATTTATAAGATTCTCAAAGGAGGGAATTTTTAAATGAATAAAAAAAATATAACTTTTAGCGATATTGCCGAATACACACATTTTTCAAAAACCACAATATCCCGCTATTTTAACAATCCTGATTCTTTGACATTAGAAAATCAACAGATTATTGCAGATGCTTTGGAAGCTCTTGACTATAAAGAAAATAAAGTGGCACGCATTCTCGCCAACGGAAAAACAGAATTTATAGGCATCATTATACCTAACTTATATATGCATTATTATTCTGCCATTCTTGATCAAATCCTTTCCACTTATGAAAAATATGGCTACAAATTTCTTGTATTTACCGTAAAAGATAATGAAGAAACAGAAAGAAAATACATTCAAGAACTGCTTGCCTATAAAATTGAAGGCATGATTATCCTAAGTCACAATCTTACCTCAAAAGAACTGGCTTCCTACAACATTCCAATCGTAGCGATTGAGCGTGAAGACAAACATATTTGCAGTGTGAACACAGACAACTATATGGGAGGCGTGCAAGCAACAAGCCTTCTGGCAAAATCCGGCGCAGAGATACTAATCCATATTAATGCCGATCTTTCTCCTGAAGTTCCTTCTTATGAACGAATTCATGGATTTTTAAACACTTGTGCAGAACAAAATCTTCCCTATGAATTAATTCTTACTGATACCGGTCATAGCTATGAAGAAAGTATCGATGTTTTTTATCGTCTTCTGGACGAAATTGATCAGAAATATAAAGACAAAGTTAAAGGACTTTTCCTTCCAAATGATACCTTTGCCAATATTATTCTAAATCGTCTCTTCCAGCGATACGGAAAATTGCCAGATGATTATAAAATCGTAGGATTTGATGATTCTCCGATTTCCAGAGAGTCTGTCATTCCTACAAGTACTGTCGGTCAACAGATTGATAAAATCGCAGATACTGCTCTACAAATTTTATCAGAACGAATTAAAGAAAATCATAAACGTAAGCCACGTACATTTCTCGAACCTGTACATAAAGTTATCACACCAATTCTTTTAAAACGGGAAACAACAAAATAACTTCTTATTTTTATTTTTTATGCTTTTTCATATAATACAAAAAGAGCTTATTCAAGATGTGTATTTTTTCACATCTGAATAAGCTTTTTTTTATTTATGTTCGGAAAAATTTTTATACCTAAAACAAGATACTGAAATAACGAAAATACACACCAGTATTATCAGAATATACTTTTCCATCTGTAATTCATCACTCGTTTGAACCTTCCCCGGTGGTTTTTCATTAATAATCGGCAACTTTTCATTCTCAAATTTAGGGTTAATCAACACATGCAGATTTTTTTCGTTTCCGTCATAGGATGGAATATGCACAAGCATCGGACTGCTCCGATAGACATTCCGATCCACAACAGCGTCCTTTGACTGCCATATTACATATAGCCCCTCTTCCAAATCTTCAAATGTTGCTATCCCTTTTGGACTTGTTACAATTTTTGTTCCTTCAATATTTTTTCTTTTTATAAATGTCTGATATGAACGAGCCAAAGTCTGAAGCTCCTGTGCATCGTTCCAGTTCGGCATAACCTGATATTCAGAATACGCTTCAAGGAAGGTTTCCACTCCTTCTGTAATCTTCGTAAGCTGATAAAGCTCAAAGGATACATCCTTAAGAAGATATTTCTCTGAATTTCCCTTCTCAATATATGCATTGAGTTGAATGCTTCCTTTCAAATTGTCAGCAGCCATTACCGGATGAATACTTAATATAATCAGCAGGAAGCTCATACATAAAATCCATATTTTATTTTTCATGCTTTCTCATCAACCTCCTAATGATTATTTTTAAAATCCATATAAAAAACAATACAAAAATTCCAACAATTACTGCTTTTGTATAAGTAGATAACACTACTTTATCTTGAACTCTTTCTTCCAGCTCAACTGCTTCTGAATAAGGTATTCGCTTACCTCTCACCAGCAAACGATGGGTATTCACTGCGTAGGGAGTACAGGTTACTAATGTAACATAATCCATTCCCTCTACAATTTTTAAATCTTCTGTCTGGTGTGGTTCTACCGTCAGAATTTGGTCTACCTGATAAGCCATAACCTCATTGACGACTTTTATATAGAAAATATTTCCAACAACCAACTTGTCCAATTCTGTAAATAATTTTGCCGATGGCAGACCACGATGTCCTGTAATAACAGCATGCGTATCAGATCCCCCTACGGGGAAGGACGTATTCGCTACATGTCCCGCCCCAACCTGAAGGACCGCTTCAGAAACACCGTGATACACCGGCATATGAACTCCTAATTTAGGGATTTCCAAATATGCCATCATTCCATTGCCATCAAGGTTTAGGATTCGTTCATACTCTTTATTTTTCTCTTGATCCGCTTCCGAAAAAGGATCAAACACTTCTGCCGCCCCGGACATTCTTGCATTATAAGCATTTGCTTCTGCAATCAGTCGTTGTTCTTCCTCTTCTGTAATTCCCTGTACAGTCTTATCATAATTTGTAATTGCAATAGTGCTATTTCTTTGATTGACCATATCGCTGACAGCAGGATATAAAATAATCCCAAAACCAATCAAGTATCCAATAAATCGTATGGCTTTCCTGAAAATTTCTTTCATTATTTTGTTCTTTTAGTTTTTCTAGATGTAAGGATTAAAAATCCTACAACACATACACCGGCAGCTACGAAAATAATTGTACCCATACCACCTGTTGATGGAAGCTGAATACCGGAGTTGTTTTCAACTGTTACCTCATTACCTTTCACAGTAATAGTTTCGCCTTCGTTATTACTCTCTGCTTTGATTGTAATTGTAGTATCTCCCCCTTTATTGTAACCGTCTGGGGCTTTTGTCTCTTTTAATGTATACTTGCCGTCTTTTAAACCTTTGATAACAATTTTACCATTTTCAGGTGATACTACTTTTGTTATTGTATTCTGATCAGTTGTATCTGCAACGCGATATACATTATTTCCATCAACAGCATTTTCTTGCACTAATTTAATTGCACTTCCCTGAGCAGGTGAGCCTTCATAAAGTTCAAATTCTGCACCGGCAAGAGAAGTCTGATTATCTTTTCCATCAACCTTTGTGATTGTTAATGTATGAGTGTATACTTTTACTTTATCTGGTTGTGATGAACCCATTTGATTAGGATCATTACCATATTCTACATGAGCTTCATTTGTTGCATTTTTCACTGTCACAGCATCTTTATTTACTTCTGCCTGATATTCAAATACAATATTGGAACCAGCTTGTCCATTATATTTCTCGAAACCATTAATTTCAACTACTAAATCAGTTGTTTCTGCTTTAGTACCTGGTTCGACTTTAACTGTATAGTCGCTATCTTTCGTTAAAGCTGCCTCACCAATTTTCACACTTTTAAAGTCATTGACATTCATTGTCAATCCTTTAGATAATGTATCCTTTAATCTAAATACGTAGTTTTTCTTACCTGTCATATCGGGAACCTGTGAAGTAACCTTAAATGTTACTTTCGTTCCAACCTGAGCAGATGCCCAATCCTTATCTTCTACTTTTTTCTCTGTAGTCGGGTCTTTTCCTTTTAAATTAACCGTTTTTTCTTCTCCTCCGCTTACAGTTACAAGGTTTGGAGAAAAAGCAGTTCCACTTGGAACAATGATATAATATCCATCTTCTAAGTTAGAAAATGTAGCCTTTCCGGATGTTATTGCAGCGGTATAATCTTCCGGTGTACTATTAGTAGCTATGTAATTTTTTAATTCCTCTGTAATTGTTGCCTGACTAGCCTTTACATACTCATATGCAGCATCATCAGTTGTATAACCTTTGCCATTAAAGAATTCTTTAAAGTTAGTCGTCATTGTATAACCATATTTTTCTCCACTTTTTGTTACATCAAATACTCTATATGCCTCGAATGTAACGCCGCTCACATCATAAGCACCTGTGTTTACATGAACGGTATTGGTTCCCTGCGCTGCAAATGCTACGGTATTCAACCCTAAAATCATAGCGAACATCATAAACATTGCAATCATTTTCTTCATTTTGTTTTTCATTTTGTTCTTCATTTTTTCTCTCTCCTTTGTTTATTTTGTGATTACTGACTTTTTACTTTCCCATTTTTCCGTTTTGTCAAGTACAAGAATAAGAAAAGAAGACATCCGCATGCCAGAAAAATGCCTACTCCCATTCCTCCCGTATCCGGCAAAATTGAAAAATGTGAATTTGTAATAGTAAATGTATAATTATCGCCTGAAGCAGTAATCTTTGTAGTGTATTCTGGAATTTCCGTTTCTGTCACATAATATGTATAATAACAGATTGTACCCTTGTCATTCATTTTATACGCAGGCAGATTTGGTATCTTTTTCTGCCAGGTATCATCTGTAAGTGAACCTGTAATAGGAAAACTAGCATACCCAGGTACTATTTCACTGTACTCTTGTCCATTCTCCATCCACTTTCTATGTAATGTTACCGTAATTTGCTCTGGTCGAAGCTTATCCTGATCATTTGAATCTGCCCATACCTTATTAATAACAATCTGTACCATTTCGTTACAAGGATCTTGTGTATCCGAAGGTTCCGGTGTCATAGACGAGCCTGTATTTTCCGTTGTGTCTACATCTTCCATAAGAACAGCTTTGGCAGGTGAGATATATGCATTCAACTCAACTTGTTGTGTACCACCAGTCATATCTGCATCTTGTAATGTTCCTAATTTTTCCACTGTCATAATATGTTCCATGGTATATGTGTTCCATAGATTATCACTTGTAAACCCAATATTCAATTTTTTATTTCCAGATGTAATTTCTGTTAATGATATATTTGGGTCACGATAAATTCGGAATAAATTCTTATTTCCTTCTACACTTTGTATTGTATTAAAGTCATATTGAGAATCTAACTTGCTCTCTCCGGTAAACGGACCAACTTTTCCTCCAGTTCCTCGAACAACGTCACAATAATAGGTATTATTGTCTAATAAAAGCCCTTCTATATTACGGCCGATAAAGCCTCCGCTGTATCCATCTTCACTTGTTCCGTCTGTGTCATTTCCAGCATGACCACCATAAACATCATACCCCTGTTCCACACCGGAAACAGAACTGTCTTGGATTTTCGTACGGTTTGCTTTAATTAAGGTAAGTCGAATATTCTGTTCATTCTTTTCGCCCTTTATAATTCCCTCTTCATTACAAGGTAATTTCACAGTAGAGTCCCCAATGGTTATAATGGCAACATCTGTTTCTTGCTGATTTTCTGATGACTTTTTAGAAAGCTCTACGGAAATTTTAAGTCCTAACAAGTTTACGTGTGCCACTTTTCCATCACATAACGCTTGCACTTTTATAATACCAAGATTGATATTCAATAAACCAGAAGATGGTAAGTTCTCCGGTGCTAAGTACAATGCTTTTACCAGTGGATTAAGTACAAGTGTTAAAATTTCATTTAAAAGTGTAGACTCCAGTTGAATATCTCCTAAGTACGCAAAGTTTGTTTTTCCTGCAAAACCTCCGGCAATTCCATTGCTTTTTACCAACTTCAGTCTTTTATACTGTTCTTGTGCATTTCCTGCATGACAATCTACAATCCTTGCAAGGTCGCCATATCCTACAAAGCCTCCGGCAATTTCATCTTTTCCGCCACTTGTAGCAACTGTAAATCCCTGATTAAATCCATTTACGCTGCATCGGTGAATATTCGAACCAAACACATTTAGTACTCCAAGAGAACCTCCCAGCAGCTGGGAGAAGGCATTTCCTAACGCATCTACTTTTTCAATAGAGAGCACGCCACTCTTTCCCGAATACCCGATAAAACCTCCGGCATGGTTAATTGCATTTACATTGGAAAGGTTTGTAACATGACTATCTTTTACAGAGCCATCTAGCAATGCTCCGCCAAAGCCTCCAGCATTACCACTATACGTTAAGGTAACACCTTGTCCTGTTTCCACTTCTGTATGTGCGGCAACACTTAACCCTGCATCTGTACTCCCCTCTACTTTACTATCATAAACATAAGTACGGAAGGAGTCCAAAACATCGATTTTTCCTAAATTAATCAGGTTTAAAATGGTGTTTGTCGGTCCGTTTCCAGATACTTCTGCAACTGCCGCTACATCAGCAAGACCAAAGAATCCACCGGCATATTCTCCTCCGATTACAGAGCGAATTCCATTTGCTTTTGCACCTGCTGAGGACACATCTTTTTTACCGATTACAGCTCCCGATAAGCTTCCGGCAAATCCTCCTACTGCTTTTGCATAGGACGTATTTACAGCTTTTTGTGAATTCTGATGTGCGCCATTTACAATAACTCCCCATGGATCCCATGCTGTTACCTCTGCACATTGAATTGTCGATACCGTTGCATTCAAAATCTTTGCAAGGTCGGCTGGCGCTTCTAACAACTTTCCTAAAATTTGATTTAGAAGCCCTTGATTTGTAGCGGTATCAATGGTTGTAAGACTTCCCGGGTCTACCTTTCCGGCATATCCTCCGACATAAGATGTTCCATCTACCCGTCGGAGTTTTGTAATGCTACATTTTTCAGTATCACTTCCCCAAATCTGTCCTCCGACCATTTTTCCCACATATCCTCCGGCAATACCCACCGGATTTTTTTCATCTACGCCATCTGCTTTAATTCTGGCTCCGGATTGATATCCCTCTGTATGTGAATTTTTAATCACAGGAACAAATGTCTGCAATATCGGAATGCTTCCGGCTACATCAAATTTTCCTAGTGTAATATTTCCTGTACTTGCCACAGTTCCTGTAAGCATTTCTCCTACAAAGCCACCTGCACTGCGAAAGGCATCTGCTTCTTTTAAATCCATGGCAAAGGCATCGGTAATTGTACCGCCTTCCATTCTGCCCACATATCCTCCGGCAGAACTTCCTTGGATCATTTTTTCTGCGATTGTGTTTCTACCTGCACACACATCATATCCATAGGCATATTGTTGAATATACTGATCTAAGGTCACTTGATCGGTAACAGGTCCCAAACTTTGAAGCTTATCTCCGTAAGCTCCATATTTACCTACAAATTCAACCCACTTATTCCATGTATCTGTATCCAGATTACGCAATGGACCATATACGGCTGTTTTTTCTTCCGTTGGATAAACAGCCTGTACTGCTGCAAGTGGATTGTCCAGTTTTATAATCCCCATTAATAAGTGTAAACTTCCTGTATCTGCAACATTTGCACATTGCATCAGACCTGTATAACCACCGGCATACTCTACGCCATACACAGAACGTAATCGGTGGACTGCACATCGTCTTGTCTCTCCGGTATAATCTTTCCCTTTCCACTTATCAGTATTTTCTCCCCAGATTTGTCCGCCATAATTATGACCAATGTAACCACCGGCTAATCCTCTGATAATACCATCCTTACTCTTTGAATCTGCTCGAACAGCTCCGCCACAAGGCACACAGGTTGTTTCACTGTTTTTAATGGATGGTACAAAGGTACGCAGCGCTCCCAATAAATTCTCTACACGAATTAAACCATTGAGAATTTCTGCCTTATCCAGAACATTTGCCACACTTCCTGGCTGAATTGTTCCGGCATATCCACCGGCGCTTTCTCTTCCAACTACATAAGCGAATAAATTGGCATTGCTTTCCTGTATATGCCCGCCGGATATTTCACCGGCAAAGCCTCCGGCTTTGCCCACAAGCCTTGTATCATCTGTGGCTAATACACTAAATCCTCCGGGACTGCCATTTACATCTGAATGTTCAATAGTAGATACAACAACAGATAGCACATCTAAAACGTTTGCAAGGGAGATTTGACTGCCAAGGATTTTCAATCCGCTTCCTACAGAAGCAGCGTTTCCAATATCCATTTTCCCAATATATCCACCTGCATATCTTGGAGCTGTTACAGCATAAGTACTTTTTTTCTCATCCCAATACGTTGGTGCATTCTCTGCTTCAAGATTTTCCGGTGCTTCTACTTGAGTATATTTCAAATAAGAAACATCGCTTGTACTAATCTGTGCTCCACTTCCATATCCGATAAAGCCACCGGCACTACCGGAATTCATATCAACATCTTTTATTTTTGTAGCTTCCACTACAAATCCTTCTTCTGATTTTACACCTGCATAGGAGACATAAGGTACATACCCTTGTACTAAATCAAGAAGATCCTTCACACTGATACTTACACTTGTCAACCCTCCGAGAATGGATAGACCTCCTTCTGAACCAGCTAGCGCGCCTGAAGTGACAATACCTCCGAAACCCCCGGCATAGCGCCCTCCCTTTACATAGTCCAGATTATAAACTGCATAATAGTTTCCTTCTCCCCGCTCTTGATTATCCACTGTACCGCTTTGCATATCAGCTACAAAACCACCAGCCACATCTGCTTCAACACCTGACAGATCTGCTCCGCCCATATATTGAACAGTACAATTTTTATAAGATGGAATTAAATATCCCACCGCAGTAAGAAGTTGTCCTGCCTCTATAAGTTCTAATACATTTGTGTCATCTGATACCTCTGCAAGACCTCCTGTACGAGATGTACCGATAAATCCTCCGGCATAGCCATCCTCTGCATTTGCTTTCACCAGTTTTAAATTTATTGTATGACTATTCTTAATTTTCGTACTATTACTTTTCCCAATAAATCCACCGGCAATAAATTCTTTCACTTGACCCGGGGCATTCTTACCTGTTGCTTCTACTATAAGACCGGTTTGTGTTCCATTCACATTTACATTTACATCGTTAATTTGTACTTCCACACCCTGTCCTAAAGAAAGAAGACCTTTAAGTTCTAACACTTTTATACCCAGCAGCTTCAATTCTAAGCCGCCTGTTCCTGCCAAATCTCCGGGACCTGCACAGCCCACAAAACCGCCCGCACGATTTTCTGCTGTTACAGATGCCACGTTGTTTATTCTACTGTTTTGAACAAGTCCTCCTACCGCTTCTCCAATACCGCCACCGGCATAGTTTCCACCTGCTGAAACGGTAAATCCTGATGCTATACCTGTCACATCTATTCCATCTATCGTAAATCCCAGATAACCTCCAAGTCCAACCGCCGCATTTAAAAGACCACCTACACTGGCAGTTCCTAAAAATCCAGCCATTCCACCTGAAAAATTCTTACCTGCCGAAACACTTTTAAGTCCTGTGATAACTCCCCTCTGCTCTGTTGGATATTGAGGATTCTCACTATGCTTCCAAAAAGCAAGCTTATTTAGATATTCCGGACTTGATTTTCCAAGATAAACACCATCTCCATTTCCAATCATTCCTCCGGCATAGTTTTCACCTGCTGAAACAGCTAATTCCGTCGCTTGAATTTGACATCCAAGTATGGCAGATGGATGAATACCAACAAGAGATAATAACATACTGGCTTTTTCAGGATCACTAGATAACAAGCCTACCAAAAGCTTATTCACAACTTCCAGCAAACCATTAGCTTTATCTCCTGTTCCCAGTTCCGATGTCCAGCCTACCGTTGCTCTTCCGGTAAATCCACCGGCATTACTCTTTGTTGCAGTAACTGTAATTGGATTATTTGAAGCAATGGTGTCATTAATTGCATAGCTATTTGCCTGTGCTCCTATAAATCCACCGACATAATCCTCTCCATTAACATCGTAATCACAATTTTTAATATGAGAGTTAATAATAAGCGATTGTGGCTGTAATACTCGGATTAATTCTATACCAATGGTAGACAATGTTCCTTTGATTTCTGCATCTCTGGAAAGTCCTGCAAATCCACCCCCATAGCTTTTTGCTAAAATCTGATAGCTGCTATCCTCTACATCGGAGTCCAGAATTCTGGTACCTACCTGACTTCCAATAAATCCTCCATGGAAATCCGTTGTTCCGCTTCCAACATTCCCTGTCAAGCCATGAACTGTACAGGAAGAGATAACAGGATTATAATATCCGGTAGGAATTAAACTTCCCACAGCTAATCCATTTTCTAAGAGGATTGTAATCAAATCTCCTGCGCCAAGACCTGGAATAACATTTAATAAGGATGCTAAAAGCTTCTCAATTTCCCCTAAAAGCTTTGATAGTCCGTCATATTCTGTAACACCTTCTGCATAACCAACAAATCCCCCACTATAATTGGTAATAGAATTCACACTTACCGTTCCTGTCACTTCACAATTGGAAACTTCTACATCCCCAACAATTCTGCCTGCAAATGCACCTGTGGCAAATGTAGTCGGATCTGTGGAGCGTGCATCTAATAGTCCGGTCAACGCATCTTGTAAACTGATTTTTACTGTTCCAAAGGTTAAGAGTCCCAACACGCCTTCTACTAAACCCTCAAGTAATCCTCCAACAACCCAGCCTAAGCTCTCTACTAATGCACTGACAATTGTCTCATTATCCGTTGTTTTATTCGCTTGATTGTCTACGGTAACATTTTCCAAGGTAATATCAGAAACTTTTACTGTTCCAGAACTCACACCTAAATTCTCAGCATTTACTTCATTTGTAATCGTTCCAAAAAATCCGATTCCTGTATACTTATTGGTTTCTATAGGAGTCTTCTGTTCAATGTTAATATTGGATATTTTTGCCTTGGCATAAGTAGAATTGCCTTTATGCCCTTCAAGGTTAAGATCTCCCACAATAGAACCTGCCATCATAAGCGGTGTCCAGTTATCATCCATGTCATTGGAATAAGTTCCGGTTTTTGATAAATCAATATTACGGAAAATAATATAATCCGCATCATCTGAATACTTGTACTGATTATATTTCTTACTGATTGTATCCAAATCTACAAATTCGCCTTTATTCACTCCGATAGACGGTGTGGTAGTATCTTCATTTAGAAGCCCGACAATTTCCTTCTCTCCTCCGAAAAGTGCATCTGCCAAACCTCCTAATAAGTCACCTACTATATCTAATACCCCGTCTAAAAGCCCCTTTGGATTTTCTAAGTCTGCATCCATCAATGTTCTATCTATTGCTTCTTTTTTATTCATCTTGGTAATATATTGAAAATCTGTTTTCTCAAAATCACTCTTCGTATAGGGTATGCCCGCCTCATAAAAATTATTAAGATTGAAATCTGCATCGCCCGGATAATATGGAATGATTTTAGTATCTCCTAAAGGAATTCCTATTACCCTTTTCGGCTCCGCTTTTAAAAACAGCATCGGTGTTACTTGTTTATTGGAGCCAATGGCTCTTAATTGTAATTCATTTCCAATCAAGATATAAGTCTTCTGTGTTGATGGATCCGTATAAAGTACTTGTCCGATATGATTACGTCCAGCAAGTTGTTCATCTGATGTATTTTCTGTTTTTTCTACAAGTGTCGAAGCTAAAAGTTCCGGTGTATCTGTTGTAAAACTGGAAGCAATCACATAGTTATGGTTATCTCCATAGGTAAGTTTGCTTCCGTCTTTTGCAAATACAACCTTTCCCATTCCCACTCTCTCAGCCGTAGCGTCATCAGTCATCACAACTTCATCTGCCGAAGTTTCCGAATTTTTTAATTCCAGCTGATAACGATTATACAAATAAATCGTATCGGAATCTTGGTCGTATACCGTTGTATCTGTTCTTGCAGTCTCAGAAACAATCGTTCCGGTAAATGCAGAAGGAAAAATCCATGGTTTTGTCTGATCAACCGGAATATCATTCATAAGACAATAATGTTGATTTAGTCCATAAGTAATCTCTTGCCCATCTACTGTTACGATTTCTCCTGTTCCCAAATTTCCATCTTTATCTCCGGTATATACCTTTTCCTGTGTTCCAATCTTTAACAACTGCTCATAATTGTAGATACAGACCTTTCCATCTTTATA
The DNA window shown above is from Blautia hansenii DSM 20583 and carries:
- a CDS encoding Cna B-type domain-containing protein is translated as MKKKEKRNLRRLIAGILCICMIFQLPVQSVGVYANKGEISEKPNSVVSEKTSITEETIEETKDSAMPENLQDMMPFYKDGKVCIYNYEQLLKIGTQEKVYTGDKDGNLGTGEIVTVDGQEITYGLNQHYCLMNDIPVDQTKPWIFPSAFTGTIVSETARTDTTVYDQDSDTIYLYNRYQLELKNSETSADEVVMTDDATAERVGMGKVVFAKDGSKLTYGDNHNYVIASSFTTDTPELLASTLVEKTENTSDEQLAGRNHIGQVLYTDPSTQKTYILIGNELQLRAIGSNKQVTPMLFLKAEPKRVIGIPLGDTKIIPYYPGDADFNLNNFYEAGIPYTKSDFEKTDFQYITKMNKKEAIDRTLMDADLENPKGLLDGVLDIVGDLLGGLADALFGGEKEIVGLLNEDTTTPSIGVNKGEFVDLDTISKKYNQYKYSDDADYIIFRNIDLSKTGTYSNDMDDNWTPLMMAGSIVGDLNLEGHKGNSTYAKAKISNINIEQKTPIETNKYTGIGFFGTITNEVNAENLGVSSGTVKVSDITLENVTVDNQANKTTDNETIVSALVESLGWVVGGLLEGLVEGVLGLLTFGTVKISLQDALTGLLDARSTDPTTFATGAFAGRIVGDVEVSNCEVTGTVSVNSITNYSGGFVGYAEGVTEYDGLSKLLGEIEKLLASLLNVIPGLGAGDLITILLENGLAVGSLIPTGYYNPVISSCTVHGLTGNVGSGTTDFHGGFIGSQVGTRILDSDVEDSSYQILAKSYGGGFAGLSRDAEIKGTLSTIGIELIRVLQPQSLIINSHIKNCDYDVNGEDYVGGFIGAQANSYAINDTIASNNPITVTATKSNAGGFTGRATVGWTSELGTGDKANGLLEVVNKLLVGLLSSDPEKASMLLSLVGIHPSAILGCQIQATELAVSAGENYAGGMIGNGDGVYLGKSSPEYLNKLAFWKHSENPQYPTEQRGVITGLKSVSAGKNFSGGMAGFLGTASVGGLLNAAVGLGGYLGFTIDGIDVTGIASGFTVSAGGNYAGGGIGEAVGGLVQNSRINNVASVTAENRAGGFVGCAGPGDLAGTGGLELKLLGIKVLELKGLLSLGQGVEVQINDVNVNVNGTQTGLIVEATGKNAPGQVKEFIAGGFIGKSNSTKIKNSHTINLKLVKANAEDGYAGGFIGTSRTGGLAEVSDDTNVLELIEAGQLLTAVGYLIPSYKNCTVQYMGGADLSGVEADVAGGFVADMQSGTVDNQERGEGNYYAVYNLDYVKGGRYAGGFGGIVTSGALAGSEGGLSILGGLTSVSISVKDLLDLVQGYVPYVSYAGVKSEEGFVVEATKIKDVDMNSGSAGGFIGYGSGAQISTSDVSYLKYTQVEAPENLEAENAPTYWDEKKSTYAVTAPRYAGGYIGKMDIGNAASVGSGLKILGSQISLANVLDVLSVVVSTIEHSDVNGSPGGFSVLATDDTRLVGKAGGFAGEISGGHIQESNANLFAYVVGRESAGGYAGTIQPGSVANVLDKAEILNGLIRVENLLGALRTFVPSIKNSETTCVPCGGAVRADSKSKDGIIRGLAGGYIGHNYGGQIWGENTDKWKGKDYTGETRRCAVHRLRSVYGVEYAGGYTGLMQCANVADTGSLHLLMGIIKLDNPLAAVQAVYPTEEKTAVYGPLRNLDTDTWNKWVEFVGKYGAYGDKLQSLGPVTDQVTLDQYIQQYAYGYDVCAGRNTIAEKMIQGSSAGGYVGRMEGGTITDAFAMDLKEADAFRSAGGFVGEMLTGTVASTGNITLGKFDVAGSIPILQTFVPVIKNSHTEGYQSGARIKADGVDEKNPVGIAGGYVGKMVGGQIWGSDTEKCSITKLRRVDGTSYVGGYAGKVDPGSLTTIDTATNQGLLNQILGKLLEAPADLAKILNATVSTIQCAEVTAWDPWGVIVNGAHQNSQKAVNTSYAKAVGGFAGSLSGAVIGKKDVSSAGAKANGIRSVIGGEYAGGFFGLADVAAVAEVSGNGPTNTILNLINLGKIDVLDSFRTYVYDSKVEGSTDAGLSVAAHTEVETGQGVTLTYSGNAGGFGGALLDGSVKDSHVTNLSNVNAINHAGGFIGYSGKSGVLSIEKVDALGNAFSQLLGGSLGVLNVFGSNIHRCSVNGFNQGFTVATSGGKDEIAGGFVGYGDLARIVDCHAGNAQEQYKRLKLVKSNGIAGGFAGKTNFAYLGDIQLESTLLNEILTLVLNPLVKALYLAPENLPSSGLLNINLGIIKVQALCDGKVAHVNLLGLKISVELSKKSSENQQETDVAIITIGDSTVKLPCNEEGIIKGEKNEQNIRLTLIKANRTKIQDSSVSGVEQGYDVYGGHAGNDTDGTSEDGYSGGFIGRNIEGLLLDNNTYYCDVVRGTGGKVGPFTGESKLDSQYDFNTIQSVEGNKNLFRIYRDPNISLTEITSGNKKLNIGFTSDNLWNTYTMEHIMTVEKLGTLQDADMTGGTQQVELNAYISPAKAVLMEDVDTTENTGSSMTPEPSDTQDPCNEMVQIVINKVWADSNDQDKLRPEQITVTLHRKWMENGQEYSEIVPGYASFPITGSLTDDTWQKKIPNLPAYKMNDKGTICYYTYYVTETEIPEYTTKITASGDNYTFTITNSHFSILPDTGGMGVGIFLACGCLLFLFLYLTKRKNGKVKSQ